The following are encoded in a window of Alkalibaculum bacchi genomic DNA:
- a CDS encoding hemolysin family protein, whose amino-acid sequence MEPDSGGSIIPQLVLIVILTSINAFFAASEMAMVSVDKKKLAIEAEEGNKKAKQLLKLLKEPSRFLSTIQVGITFAGFLSSGSAAVGISNDLGKFLTSYGIPFGKDIAFIGITLILAYFTLVFGELVPKRVALQNAESFAMKAVGIVSIVSKVMRPFVSFLSFSTNGILRIAGISLEGVEEKVTLEEIRSIVEVGQEQGIINPTEREMIDSVIGFDDKLAEEIMTARTEVFMIDVEDPIEEYLKEMLQLKYSRIPVFEGDVDNIIGILYIKDFLLESYKVGFENVDIRKIARPAYFIPERKNIDDLFTELQNTRNHMAVLIDEYGGFSGIVTMEDLIEEIMGDIDDEYDHDEPDIKKIDAFNFVAKGTTSVKELNSKLQIDIDESSEDYDTLGGLLISIIGYIPKDGEKIEVSYEDAEGREIDFFIEVVEDKRIQRVRIVLSDYIKETENDDDEDDD is encoded by the coding sequence ATGGAACCAGACTCAGGTGGGTCGATTATACCCCAGTTAGTATTAATAGTTATTTTAACTTCAATCAATGCTTTTTTCGCAGCTTCTGAAATGGCAATGGTTTCTGTAGATAAGAAGAAACTTGCTATTGAGGCAGAGGAAGGAAACAAAAAGGCCAAGCAATTATTAAAACTCTTAAAAGAACCTTCAAGATTTTTATCTACCATACAGGTAGGAATCACCTTTGCAGGATTTTTATCTTCTGGATCAGCTGCGGTAGGTATTTCAAATGACTTAGGGAAGTTTTTAACTAGTTATGGAATACCTTTTGGAAAAGATATCGCATTTATTGGAATAACATTAATACTAGCCTATTTCACATTAGTTTTTGGAGAATTAGTACCTAAGAGAGTTGCCCTTCAGAATGCTGAGAGTTTTGCGATGAAAGCTGTTGGAATAGTCAGCATTGTTTCAAAAGTCATGAGACCTTTTGTATCTTTTCTATCTTTTTCCACTAATGGAATACTGCGAATTGCTGGAATTAGCCTTGAGGGTGTAGAAGAAAAAGTAACACTAGAGGAAATTCGATCAATTGTAGAAGTGGGCCAAGAGCAGGGGATTATAAACCCTACTGAAAGAGAAATGATTGATAGTGTTATTGGTTTTGATGATAAGTTAGCTGAGGAGATTATGACTGCACGAACAGAGGTCTTTATGATTGACGTAGAAGACCCTATTGAAGAATACCTTAAGGAGATGCTTCAGTTAAAGTATTCTAGAATCCCTGTTTTCGAAGGAGATGTAGATAATATTATTGGTATACTCTACATAAAAGATTTTTTATTAGAGTCCTATAAAGTTGGCTTTGAAAATGTAGATATACGTAAGATAGCACGTCCTGCTTACTTTATACCAGAACGAAAAAATATTGATGATTTATTTACAGAGCTTCAAAATACTAGAAATCATATGGCTGTATTAATTGATGAATATGGTGGATTTTCTGGTATTGTAACAATGGAAGACTTAATCGAAGAAATTATGGGAGATATCGATGACGAATACGATCACGATGAACCTGATATAAAGAAAATTGACGCTTTTAATTTCGTTGCTAAGGGGACTACTTCTGTTAAGGAGTTAAACAGTAAGCTTCAAATAGATATTGATGAATCTTCTGAGGACTACGACACTTTAGGAGGATTATTGATTTCTATAATAGGATATATTCCTAAAGATGGCGAGAAAATTGAAGTCTCTTATGAGGATGCAGAAGGCAGAGAAATAGACTTTTTTATAGAAGTAGTAGAAGACAAAAGAATACAAAGAGTACGAATTGTGCTGAGTGATTATATAAAAGAAACAGAAAACGATGACGATGAAGACGATGACTAA
- the htpG gene encoding molecular chaperone HtpG has product MEVKQFQAESKKLLNMMINSIYTHKEIFLRELISNASDAIDKIYYKTLSEDTLVFNKEDYYIKIRVDKENRTLTIRDTGIGMTKDELEENLGVIAKSGSFDFKEGNELKDGHDIIGQFGVGFYSSFMVAQKVTVISKSIGSDEAYKWESEGVEGYSIEPATKGDVGTEITLKLKENSEDENYDEYLEQYRLKAIIKRYSDFIRYPIKMDITGSRPKEGAEGEYEDYTEEQTINSMVPIWRKNKNELTDEDYENFYNEKHYGFDKPIKHIHISVDGAVSYNAILYIPESIPFDYYTKEFKKGLELYSSGVLIMEKCEDLLPDYFSFVKGLVDSDDLTLNISREVLQHDRQLKLIAKNIKNKIKNELINILKNSREEYEKFYKSFGRQLKYGIYSDYGSHKEDIQDLILFYSSKEKKMVTLKEYVERMPEDQKYIYYAAGESIERIDKLPQTEIVAEKGYEILYFTEDVDEFAIRMVSVYEEKEFKSVSSEDLGFETEDSTSTEEKEENKDLFEYMKEVLKDQVKEVKISKRLKNHPVCLTNEGDLTIEMEKTLNAMPTGQSIKAEKVLEINGNHDIFAKIKDAFEKDKEKLDLYTKVLYNQALLIEGLTIEDPVEFTNNMIKLMV; this is encoded by the coding sequence ATGGAAGTAAAGCAATTTCAAGCGGAATCAAAAAAATTACTTAATATGATGATCAATTCCATCTACACACACAAAGAAATTTTTTTAAGAGAATTGATATCAAATGCTAGTGACGCCATTGACAAGATTTATTACAAGACCCTAAGTGAGGACACTCTAGTCTTTAATAAAGAAGATTACTATATAAAAATCCGTGTGGATAAGGAAAATAGAACCTTAACCATAAGAGATACTGGTATAGGGATGACAAAAGATGAATTAGAAGAGAATTTAGGGGTTATCGCTAAAAGCGGCTCTTTTGATTTTAAAGAAGGTAACGAACTCAAAGATGGCCATGATATCATTGGACAATTCGGTGTAGGTTTTTATTCTTCTTTTATGGTTGCTCAAAAGGTTACAGTGATTAGTAAATCAATAGGAAGCGATGAAGCTTACAAATGGGAATCAGAAGGCGTAGAAGGTTATTCCATTGAGCCAGCAACGAAAGGCGACGTTGGCACAGAAATTACCTTAAAGCTAAAGGAAAATTCAGAAGATGAAAATTACGATGAGTATCTAGAGCAGTATCGATTAAAAGCTATTATTAAGAGGTATTCCGATTTTATTCGTTATCCTATTAAAATGGACATAACAGGTTCAAGACCTAAGGAAGGTGCAGAAGGAGAATACGAGGATTACACAGAAGAACAAACGATTAATAGCATGGTACCAATTTGGAGAAAAAATAAAAATGAATTGACAGACGAAGATTATGAAAACTTCTACAATGAAAAACACTATGGTTTTGATAAACCAATTAAACATATTCATATTAGTGTCGACGGTGCAGTAAGCTACAATGCAATTTTGTACATTCCAGAAAGCATACCTTTTGATTATTATACTAAAGAATTTAAGAAAGGTTTAGAATTGTACTCAAGTGGTGTACTTATTATGGAAAAGTGCGAAGACCTTCTTCCTGATTACTTTAGCTTTGTAAAAGGTCTAGTAGATTCTGACGATTTAACCTTAAATATTTCAAGAGAAGTATTGCAACATGATAGACAATTAAAACTTATTGCTAAAAACATTAAGAACAAAATTAAAAACGAACTTATAAATATTCTAAAAAATTCTAGAGAAGAATACGAGAAATTCTACAAATCTTTTGGAAGACAATTAAAATATGGAATTTACAGCGATTATGGCTCACATAAAGAGGACATACAGGATTTAATCTTGTTCTACTCTTCTAAAGAAAAGAAAATGGTCACTTTAAAAGAGTATGTTGAGAGGATGCCTGAGGATCAAAAATACATTTACTATGCAGCAGGAGAATCTATAGAACGAATTGACAAATTACCACAAACAGAAATTGTAGCAGAAAAGGGATATGAAATTCTATACTTTACAGAAGATGTAGATGAATTTGCAATCCGTATGGTGAGTGTGTATGAAGAAAAAGAGTTTAAGTCTGTATCCTCTGAAGATTTAGGCTTTGAGACAGAAGACTCAACTTCTACAGAAGAAAAAGAAGAAAATAAAGATCTATTTGAATACATGAAAGAAGTCTTAAAAGACCAAGTAAAAGAAGTGAAAATATCTAAAAGACTAAAAAATCACCCTGTATGCTTGACCAATGAAGGGGATTTAACGATAGAGATGGAAAAAACCTTAAATGCAATGCCAACAGGTCAAAGCATAAAAGCAGAAAAAGTTCTTGAAATTAACGGTAACCACGATATCTTTGCTAAAATAAAGGATGCCTTTGAAAAGGACAAAGAAAAATTAGATTTGTATACAAAGGTATTGTACAATCAAGCATTACTTATTGAAGGCTTGACAATAGAGGACCCTGTTGAGTTTACAAATAATATGATTAAGTTAATGGTGTGA
- a CDS encoding NAD(P)-dependent oxidoreductase, translated as MSLHVVHEAKRCLNCKKPLCREGCPVNTPIPQMIAALLDKDINKAGDMVFKNNPMSLVCSLICNHEHQCEGHCILNKKGMPVQISSIENYISDSYFDKIKKTDTPQNGIKVAIIGSGPAGITISIILAQKGYDVTIFEAKDHIGGVLRYGIPEFRLPKKIIDNYHDKMISLGIKIRPNTAIGSVIDVDDLFRDEYKAVFIGTGVWKPHTLGIKGETLGNVHFAINYLTNPDVYQLGDSVNVIGAGNAAMDVARTAIRKGARKVTVFARGNQPSANLREVEYASIEGVEFEYNVKPVEITDEGVWFEEVHRDEEEKILDIPGKRKFFPSDSTVISVSQGPRNRIVTTTEGIDTNRAGLVVTDAQGNTTRKGVFAAGDVVLGAKTVVEAVHYSKLVAKAIDEYLQSLV; from the coding sequence ATGTCATTACATGTTGTACATGAGGCAAAAAGATGCCTTAATTGTAAGAAGCCATTATGTAGGGAAGGTTGCCCTGTTAATACACCTATTCCACAAATGATTGCCGCTCTTTTAGATAAAGATATAAATAAGGCAGGAGATATGGTCTTTAAAAATAATCCCATGTCATTAGTGTGTTCTTTAATATGCAATCATGAGCATCAGTGCGAAGGACATTGTATATTAAATAAAAAGGGAATGCCTGTTCAAATTAGCAGCATTGAAAATTATATTTCTGATAGCTATTTTGATAAAATTAAAAAAACCGACACACCTCAAAATGGAATTAAAGTTGCAATTATTGGTTCAGGTCCAGCGGGAATCACGATTTCCATTATATTAGCTCAAAAAGGCTACGATGTTACGATTTTTGAAGCGAAAGATCATATTGGAGGAGTTCTTAGATATGGTATTCCTGAATTTCGATTGCCAAAGAAGATTATCGATAATTACCATGATAAGATGATATCATTAGGTATTAAGATACGACCCAATACAGCAATAGGTTCTGTTATAGATGTAGATGATTTATTTCGAGATGAGTATAAAGCCGTCTTTATTGGTACAGGTGTGTGGAAACCTCATACTTTAGGAATAAAGGGGGAAACTCTCGGGAATGTACATTTTGCTATTAACTATTTGACCAATCCTGATGTGTATCAATTAGGTGATAGTGTAAATGTCATTGGGGCTGGAAATGCTGCTATGGATGTGGCTAGAACGGCAATCCGAAAAGGAGCCAGAAAAGTAACAGTATTTGCTAGAGGGAATCAGCCTTCTGCAAATCTTAGAGAAGTAGAGTATGCATCTATTGAAGGTGTAGAATTTGAGTACAATGTTAAACCTGTTGAGATAACTGACGAAGGAGTATGGTTTGAAGAGGTACATAGAGATGAAGAAGAAAAAATACTAGATATACCTGGAAAAAGAAAATTTTTCCCCTCAGACTCTACTGTTATTTCAGTAAGCCAAGGTCCTAGGAATCGAATTGTTACGACTACTGAGGGCATTGACACCAATAGGGCAGGTTTAGTAGTTACAGATGCACAGGGTAATACCACAAGAAAAGGTGTGTTTGCAGCAGGAGATGTTGTATTAGGAGCTAAAACAGTAGTAGAAGCAGTACACTACTCAAAATTAGTAGCCAAGGCAATAGACGAATATCTACAAAGCTTAGTTTAA
- a CDS encoding MalY/PatB family protein has protein sequence MTYNFDEIIDRKNTNSLKYDFAVERGKPEDILPLWVADMDFRVPPAVAEALVKSSEHGIFGYSDTKNEYFQTLYNWYLSRFNFEIKKDWLVKTPGVVYAISTAVRALTKEGDAIIIQQPVYYPFSGSIQANNRKLINNSLIYKNGSYHMDLEDFEKKIIENNVRLFILCSPHNPVGRVWTKEELIDLGDICVKHNVIVVADEIHADFVYKDHKHHVFANLKPEYLDNSIICTAPSKTFNLAGLQVSNIFIANKDIRRAFIKEIDRTGYSQLNTMGLIACQAAYEYGGEWLEELKEYLSENLSFIRSFLAEHLPQIKLVEPEGTYLVWLDCRDLGLSEQELEELIVNKAKLWLDGGTMFGKDGENFQRVNIACPRSILEQAFEQLREALKNML, from the coding sequence ATGACATATAATTTTGATGAAATTATCGATCGAAAAAATACCAATAGCCTGAAATACGATTTTGCAGTAGAAAGAGGAAAGCCAGAGGATATCTTGCCATTATGGGTAGCAGATATGGACTTTAGAGTACCTCCAGCGGTGGCTGAAGCATTAGTAAAGTCAAGTGAACATGGTATATTTGGGTATTCTGATACGAAGAATGAGTATTTTCAAACACTATATAATTGGTATTTATCTCGCTTTAACTTTGAGATTAAAAAAGATTGGCTAGTAAAAACCCCTGGAGTAGTTTATGCTATTTCTACCGCTGTTCGGGCTCTGACAAAAGAAGGGGATGCAATAATTATTCAACAACCGGTGTACTATCCATTTTCTGGATCCATCCAAGCTAATAATCGTAAATTAATTAATAATTCATTAATCTATAAAAATGGATCCTATCATATGGATTTAGAAGATTTTGAAAAAAAGATTATAGAAAATAATGTTCGCTTATTCATACTGTGTAGCCCTCATAATCCTGTAGGTAGGGTATGGACCAAAGAAGAACTTATTGACCTTGGGGATATATGTGTAAAACACAATGTTATTGTCGTTGCAGATGAAATTCATGCTGATTTTGTTTACAAAGACCATAAGCATCATGTATTTGCAAATCTAAAACCAGAGTACTTAGACAACTCCATTATCTGCACAGCACCAAGCAAAACCTTTAATCTAGCAGGTTTACAAGTATCTAATATATTTATTGCCAATAAAGATATTAGAAGAGCATTTATAAAGGAAATTGATAGAACAGGGTACAGCCAGTTGAATACTATGGGACTTATTGCTTGTCAAGCAGCCTATGAATATGGTGGAGAGTGGTTAGAAGAGCTAAAAGAATACCTTTCTGAAAACTTGTCTTTTATTAGATCCTTTTTAGCAGAACATTTACCTCAAATTAAGCTGGTAGAACCAGAAGGGACTTATTTGGTTTGGTTAGACTGTAGAGACTTAGGATTATCTGAACAGGAACTAGAGGAGTTAATCGTCAATAAAGCAAAACTATGGCTAGATGGTGGAACCATGTTTGGAAAAGACGGAGAAAACTTTCAAAGAGTAAACATAGCTTGCCCAAGATCTATTTTAGAACAAGCTTTTGAGCAGCTAAGAGAAGCGCTAAAAAATATGTTGTAA
- a CDS encoding AzlC family ABC transporter permease translates to MKKKALKAAFPHTIPVLMGYLFLGMAFGILVSSSGYHYIWAIIMSIFIYAGSMQFVAVGLITSEFNIIGTILITLMVNARHLFYGLSMLTRFPKMGKLKQYMIFSLTDETFSLLCSAKASDDVDDNWFYLFISLLDHFYWVLGSAIGGILGSLFTFDTTGIDFVMTSLFVVIFINQWKSTTNHKPALIGVFTSIICLILFGADNFIIPSMIGILLVLTYANKPVRERTS, encoded by the coding sequence ATGAAAAAGAAGGCTTTAAAAGCTGCCTTTCCCCATACAATTCCTGTATTAATGGGATATCTTTTCTTGGGAATGGCTTTTGGAATACTAGTAAGTAGTAGCGGATACCATTATATCTGGGCAATTATTATGAGCATTTTTATTTATGCGGGAAGCATGCAGTTTGTTGCAGTAGGCTTGATTACTAGCGAATTTAATATAATCGGCACCATTCTTATTACGCTTATGGTCAATGCAAGGCACTTATTTTACGGTTTATCTATGTTGACTCGTTTTCCTAAAATGGGGAAGTTAAAGCAGTACATGATTTTTTCTTTGACAGATGAGACTTTTTCCCTTCTTTGTTCCGCAAAGGCCTCAGATGATGTAGATGATAATTGGTTTTATTTATTTATTTCATTATTAGACCATTTTTATTGGGTTTTAGGCTCTGCCATAGGTGGAATACTCGGTTCACTTTTCACCTTTGATACTACAGGTATCGATTTCGTCATGACATCTTTATTTGTAGTAATTTTTATCAATCAATGGAAGTCTACTACAAATCATAAACCTGCACTAATAGGCGTATTTACAAGCATTATTTGCTTAATTCTATTTGGAGCAGACAATTTTATTATACCTTCTATGATCGGAATCTTGCTGGTTCTTACATATGCAAATAAACCTGTTAGAGAAAGGACTTCATAA
- a CDS encoding hexokinase: MNIEKIREEVSQFLKENKMSYKDIDFEKETTQFISQMIKGLSGDSSLKMIPTYIDPFSTFSYGEPIIVLDAGGTNFRRAVVTIQEDKILVENLQVYPMPGADKVISRDEFFKIIVQYISPIINKSNKIGFCFSYPVEILSNTDGKVLSMTKELKITDIESTILGETLNYYLCQGGYEGNKKVAVLNDTTAVLLSGIGVSQTYKYDTFIGLILGTGTNTCYMEKSKNVLKDKLLSKKEGHTLINIESGGYSPLFRGAIDESLDQKSNDPGNQLFEKMISGAYQGPLVFESLMRAGKDGLFTKKIIEEVPSISSKDVSDFLLNPFSNEKSLGQAISKHGTYEDRIKIYLLIDELIERGAMLLAMNVNAILKKTGRGKNPCEPVCLTIDGSTFYGSPVFQNKFDYYLKTYVENKGFYIKQKKVENGTLVGAAMAALMVS; this comes from the coding sequence ATGAATATCGAGAAAATAAGAGAAGAAGTGTCTCAGTTTTTAAAAGAGAATAAAATGAGCTATAAAGATATTGATTTTGAAAAAGAGACTACCCAATTTATAAGTCAGATGATAAAAGGCTTAAGTGGCGACTCTTCACTAAAGATGATACCTACTTATATAGACCCTTTCTCTACTTTTTCCTATGGAGAACCTATTATTGTTTTAGATGCAGGTGGCACGAATTTTAGAAGGGCAGTAGTTACTATTCAAGAAGATAAAATCCTTGTAGAGAATCTGCAGGTCTATCCTATGCCAGGGGCAGATAAAGTTATTTCTAGAGATGAATTTTTTAAAATCATTGTCCAATACATCTCGCCCATAATAAACAAAAGCAATAAAATTGGTTTTTGTTTTTCTTATCCAGTTGAAATACTTTCTAATACAGATGGCAAAGTCTTGTCTATGACAAAAGAATTAAAAATTACAGATATTGAATCTACTATATTGGGAGAAACCCTCAATTATTATTTATGTCAAGGAGGATATGAAGGCAATAAAAAGGTAGCAGTATTAAACGATACAACAGCTGTATTACTTAGCGGAATAGGTGTTTCTCAAACCTATAAATATGATACCTTTATAGGTTTAATACTTGGCACAGGAACCAATACTTGCTACATGGAAAAGAGTAAGAATGTATTAAAAGATAAACTTCTTAGCAAAAAAGAAGGTCATACCTTGATAAATATTGAATCCGGGGGATATAGTCCTCTATTTAGAGGTGCTATAGATGAAAGTTTAGATCAAAAGTCAAATGATCCAGGAAATCAATTGTTTGAGAAGATGATATCTGGAGCTTATCAGGGGCCCCTTGTCTTTGAGAGCTTGATGCGTGCAGGTAAAGATGGCCTTTTTACCAAAAAAATTATTGAAGAGGTGCCTAGTATATCTTCAAAGGATGTATCTGATTTTCTCCTAAATCCTTTTTCTAATGAAAAGAGTTTAGGTCAAGCTATTAGTAAACACGGGACATATGAAGATCGAATTAAAATTTATCTTTTAATTGATGAATTAATAGAGCGAGGCGCTATGCTATTAGCAATGAATGTAAACGCTATACTCAAAAAAACAGGAAGGGGAAAAAACCCATGCGAGCCTGTTTGTCTGACTATAGACGGCTCTACCTTTTACGGTTCGCCTGTATTTCAAAATAAATTCGACTATTATTTAAAAACTTATGTAGAAAATAAAGGCTTTTATATAAAGCAAAAAAAAGTAGAGAATGGGACTTTAGTTGGTGCAGCTATGGCAGCTCTTATGGTTTCTTAA
- a CDS encoding protein-glutamine gamma-glutamyltransferase gives MIKIDNTPIDVNEYLKKYPVHSIERETVRIMSASSSSYNYADIGQLDFELLLRREIVNSAKALNQSGLHFKVFRQSICNEKYWNRKRDGGFELKDDVSAAEAINDIYTNGSKYGTECATAMLIVYYKALLNVFSKERFDSMFKNIYLMNWSRIGWKLKEVGSVHKVADFLPGDRLYFDNPEVSPLTPYLQGENVIDLSGGKYYGHGIGIYSADAFINMLNSNRKEGATKSAYLMDVAGRPNFKSLAKDYSSSTL, from the coding sequence ATGATTAAGATTGATAATACTCCTATAGATGTAAATGAATACTTAAAAAAGTATCCTGTACATAGCATAGAAAGAGAAACTGTACGAATTATGTCAGCTAGCTCTAGCTCGTACAATTATGCTGATATAGGACAATTAGATTTTGAGTTGTTACTAAGAAGAGAAATTGTAAACTCAGCGAAAGCTCTTAACCAAAGTGGTTTACACTTTAAAGTCTTTAGGCAATCTATATGTAATGAAAAATACTGGAATCGAAAGAGAGATGGAGGCTTTGAATTAAAGGATGATGTTTCTGCTGCAGAGGCTATCAACGATATTTATACCAATGGTTCAAAATATGGAACAGAGTGTGCTACAGCAATGCTCATAGTATATTATAAAGCTTTGTTAAATGTTTTTTCTAAGGAAAGATTTGATAGTATGTTCAAAAATATATATTTGATGAATTGGTCTAGGATTGGTTGGAAACTAAAAGAAGTGGGCTCTGTTCATAAAGTAGCAGATTTCTTGCCAGGTGATCGGCTCTATTTTGATAATCCTGAAGTCAGCCCACTCACTCCCTATTTACAAGGAGAAAATGTCATTGACCTAAGCGGTGGTAAATATTACGGTCACGGAATAGGCATCTATTCTGCAGATGCTTTTATAAACATGTTGAATTCTAATAGGAAAGAAGGAGCCACAAAGTCAGCCTACTTAATGGACGTGGCAGGACGACCAAATTTTAAGAGTTTAGCTAAAGACTACTCAAGTTCTACTTTGTAA
- a CDS encoding branched-chain amino acid transporter permease: MLTNGQLIIIIALITLVTYLTRAIPFFLYPENKETPKYIEYLGQVLPYAIMGMLIIYCLKGVSITTSPHGIPELISIAFVTLLHLWKNNTLISIGGGTLLYMFLVQTVF, translated from the coding sequence ATGCTGACAAATGGACAATTAATCATCATTATAGCTTTGATAACTCTAGTAACTTATTTGACAAGAGCAATTCCCTTTTTTCTTTATCCAGAAAATAAAGAAACGCCAAAATATATAGAATATCTAGGTCAAGTGCTTCCCTATGCCATTATGGGCATGTTAATCATTTACTGTCTAAAAGGTGTAAGCATAACAACATCACCTCATGGTATCCCCGAGCTTATTTCAATAGCTTTTGTCACCCTATTGCATTTATGGAAAAATAATACTCTAATAAGCATTGGTGGAGGTACGCTGTTGTATATGTTCCTGGTGCAAACAGTGTTCTAA
- the tkt gene encoding transketolase, with protein sequence MEKKAINAMRILGVDMINKANSGHPGIVLGAAPIMYTLFTKHLKFDPKDPKWFDRDRFIMSAGHGSALLYSALHLNGYDLPMEELKNFRQWGSKTPGHPEYGHTPGVESTTGPLGQGIATSVGLAIAEKYLAATFNKDDKKVIDHYTYVLCGDGDLQEGVALEAISLAGHLGLGKLILLFDSNDIQLDGPVNLASSEDVKGKFEAMNWNYIKVEDGEDYENIHKAITQAKGNSSKPTIIEVKTIIGHGSPHAGKNATHGSPLGEENTVVTRKTLGWDKEPFTIDQDIYNHYSEQNQNKGIKAYKEWIKLVDEYEKSYPQEGKELKGLTNYQPLNIDFDKVFNSYEIKPSIATRASSGDLLNLLQEECPLLIGGSADLASSTKVKGINGDFGPDNLLGRNINFGVREHAMAATVNGLVLHGLKGFSGGFFIFSDYMKPSLRLAALMGIPSVFVFTHDSIAVGEDGPTHEPIEQIAGLRSIPNMDVIRPADTTEVMGAWEQALVSQSGPTCILLTRQNLPALKGSCRKEMKKGGYIISKEQNKIDAILIATGSEVALAVDAQEELLKQGIDTRVVSLPSFKAFEEQSEEYKESVLPKNITKRVAIEMASCFGWHKYIGFQGETITIDKFGASAPGDEVIEKYGFTVENVVSTVKALV encoded by the coding sequence ATGGAGAAAAAAGCAATTAATGCCATGAGAATTCTAGGAGTAGATATGATTAACAAGGCAAATAGTGGACATCCTGGAATTGTTTTAGGTGCAGCTCCAATAATGTATACGTTATTTACAAAACATTTAAAGTTCGATCCTAAAGATCCAAAATGGTTTGATAGGGATCGCTTTATTATGTCTGCTGGACATGGTTCAGCCTTATTATACTCTGCACTTCACTTAAATGGCTACGACCTTCCAATGGAAGAGTTAAAGAATTTTAGACAATGGGGATCAAAAACGCCAGGTCATCCAGAATACGGTCATACTCCTGGTGTAGAATCTACTACTGGACCATTAGGACAAGGAATTGCAACATCAGTTGGACTTGCTATAGCAGAAAAATATCTGGCTGCGACTTTTAATAAAGACGACAAAAAAGTGATCGATCACTATACTTATGTATTATGTGGAGATGGAGATTTACAAGAAGGTGTAGCATTAGAAGCGATTAGTTTGGCAGGCCATTTAGGTTTAGGTAAATTAATTCTCTTATTTGACTCTAATGATATTCAATTAGATGGACCAGTTAATTTGGCAAGTTCTGAAGATGTAAAAGGCAAATTTGAAGCCATGAACTGGAATTATATTAAGGTTGAAGATGGCGAAGATTACGAAAACATCCATAAGGCTATTACACAAGCTAAAGGAAATAGTTCCAAACCAACCATCATTGAAGTAAAAACTATTATTGGACATGGCTCTCCACATGCTGGAAAAAATGCTACACATGGGTCTCCTCTAGGAGAAGAAAATACAGTAGTAACGAGAAAAACATTAGGATGGGATAAGGAACCATTTACTATTGATCAAGACATATACAATCATTATTCTGAGCAAAATCAAAATAAGGGCATTAAAGCATACAAAGAATGGATAAAATTAGTAGATGAATACGAAAAATCTTACCCACAAGAAGGCAAGGAATTAAAGGGACTTACAAATTATCAACCTCTAAATATTGATTTTGACAAGGTATTTAATTCTTATGAAATAAAGCCTTCTATAGCTACAAGAGCATCTTCAGGAGATCTTTTAAACCTTCTTCAAGAGGAATGCCCACTTCTTATTGGAGGTAGTGCGGATTTAGCTTCTTCCACTAAAGTAAAGGGCATAAATGGAGACTTTGGACCAGATAATTTATTAGGTAGAAATATTAATTTTGGTGTTAGAGAACATGCTATGGCTGCAACAGTGAATGGATTAGTTCTTCATGGATTAAAAGGTTTCTCAGGTGGGTTCTTTATTTTTAGCGACTATATGAAACCTTCTTTAAGATTAGCAGCTCTTATGGGTATACCAAGTGTTTTTGTGTTTACTCACGATTCTATAGCCGTTGGAGAAGATGGCCCAACTCATGAACCTATAGAGCAAATTGCAGGGCTAAGGTCTATTCCTAATATGGACGTTATTAGACCAGCTGATACCACAGAAGTAATGGGTGCTTGGGAACAAGCATTAGTCAGCCAAAGTGGACCTACTTGTATTTTACTAACAAGACAAAACCTTCCTGCACTAAAAGGCTCCTGCAGAAAAGAAATGAAAAAGGGTGGATATATTATATCCAAAGAGCAAAATAAAATCGACGCCATTCTCATAGCTACAGGTAGCGAGGTGGCTTTGGCAGTTGATGCCCAAGAAGAACTTTTAAAACAAGGGATTGATACGAGAGTTGTTTCATTACCTTCTTTTAAAGCTTTTGAAGAACAGTCAGAAGAGTATAAAGAATCCGTCCTCCCAAAAAACATAACAAAGAGAGTAGCTATTGAAATGGCTTCTTGCTTTGGATGGCATAAATATATTGGATTCCAAGGCGAGACAATTACCATTGACAAATTTGGTGCCAGCGCTCCGGGAGATGAAGTCATCGAAAAATACGGTTTCACAGTAGAAAACGTAGTAAGTACAGTAAAAGCTCTGGTATAA